From the Jilunia laotingensis genome, the window TGACGGTAGTAGTAAACATATTCGCTTCATTCACACAGTCGGTCAGAAGTTTGATTTCATTAGCTTTCAACGTGGACTTGAAAGGATTGCTTTTGCCCACAATCTTGGTTGGATTAGTATCTGCACTTTCCTCTTTCTCTTTTGGCAAGGCTTGCTCTTGGATGGCAACCGCATCTGTATGGTAATTGCTTTCCTGTTCTTGCAGATAGCGCAAATATTTGGAAAGCACGACAAGATTAACGATAATGGACAAATAAGGAAGCCGCCCATCATAACAGGACGGTTCATGCAAATATGCATCCATATCAAAATCAGAGCAGCGGAAACCGATATACTTTTTTCTTTCATCAGAATTCAAGTCCTCAAAATAACCACTTTCCCACAAAAAATCGGGAATATCCATGTCCAATACAATGTTACGCACGACACGGTATTTTTGTTGGATGGCTACAATATTTTCAGTCACACGGAAAATTTCTTGTCGCAAATAATCCTTTAGCTGGGCTTGCGTCAAATATTCACGTTTTAAAAATAGTGCATCTACTTTAGTTTTATAGTCATGAGCTATACAACTATCTAATATCTTCTGTATTTCTCTGAAATTGGTTTCTATATGATTTTCCATAATCGTGTGCCTTTAAACGTTCTTACTACAAATATAAGGTAAGAATCTCACTTTTCCCGAAAACATCGGCAATAATAAGGAAGAAAAGATAGGATAAGCGTTAAGAAATTATAAAGATATGGGGAAGAAAACTATTAAAGTACACCTTTTCTTTGTATTCGTCATTCAGTACACATTTAGTACGCCCTATAAAAGCAGAAAACCCTGATAATCAGGTGATTATCAGGGTTTATTCGTACCCAGACCCGGGGTCGAACCGGGATGGAAGTGAATCCACTGGTGTTTGAGACCAGCGCGTCTACCGATTCCGCCATCTGGGCATTTATTTTCAAATGCGGTGCAAAGATACAGCTTTTTTCTAAACCTGCAAATATTTAGTAAGAAAAAGGAGAAAAAAAAGATAAAACATTGTAGAAACCTTTCTCTGTTCAAAGAATAAACCGTACATTAGCACAAACTTTTAAAACAGTCAATATCATGACAAATAAAGATAATTATTGTGTAATTATGGGAGGCGGTATTGGCAGCCGCTTCTGGCCCTTTAGTCGCAAAACACTTCCAAAACAATTTCTTGATTTCTTTGGAACAGGACGTTCACTCTTACAACAAACCTTCGACCGATTTAACAAAGTCATCCCGACTGAAAACATTTTCATCGTCACAAATGCGATGTATACTGACCTTGTTAAAGAACAACTCCCTGAATTAGACGCGAAGCAGATATTGCTCGAACCAGCACGAAGAAATACTGCTCCGTGCATAGCATGGGCTTCCTACCACATCCGGGCTTTAAATCCGAATGCTAACATTGTCGTAGCTCCTTCAGATCACCTGATATTGAAAGAAAATGAATTTCTTGAAGCCATTGCAAAAGGGCTTGAATTCGTATCTCATTCAGATAAATTATTAACATTGGGAATAAAACCTAACCGACCAGAAACAGGATATGGTTATATTCAGATTGCAGAACAGGAAGAGGATAAAAACTTTTATAAAGTCAAAACTTTTACAGAAAAACCGGAATTGGAATTAGCAAAAGTCTTTGTCGAAAGTGGTGAATTCTACTGGAATTCAGGTCTCTTTATGTGGAATGTAAATTCAATTATCAAAGCCAACGAGATTCTATTACCCGAATTGGCTTCAAAGCTTGCTGCCGGAAAAGATCTTTATGGAACCCCAGGAGAAAAAGCTTTTATTGAAGAGAATTTCCCCGCTTGCCCTAATGTATCTATTGATTTCGGAGTGATGGAAAAAGCAGACAATGTTTATGTTTCACTTGGCGACTTCGGTTGGTCTGACTTGGGTACATGGGGATCACTATATGACCTTTCACCCAAGGACGAGAGCCAAAATGTAACGCTGAAATGTGAATCGCTTATTTATAACAGCAATAATAATATCATCGTCCTACCTAAAGGTAAACTGGCAGTAATCGAAGGCTTAGA encodes:
- a CDS encoding mannose-1-phosphate guanylyltransferase, giving the protein MTNKDNYCVIMGGGIGSRFWPFSRKTLPKQFLDFFGTGRSLLQQTFDRFNKVIPTENIFIVTNAMYTDLVKEQLPELDAKQILLEPARRNTAPCIAWASYHIRALNPNANIVVAPSDHLILKENEFLEAIAKGLEFVSHSDKLLTLGIKPNRPETGYGYIQIAEQEEDKNFYKVKTFTEKPELELAKVFVESGEFYWNSGLFMWNVNSIIKANEILLPELASKLAAGKDLYGTPGEKAFIEENFPACPNVSIDFGVMEKADNVYVSLGDFGWSDLGTWGSLYDLSPKDESQNVTLKCESLIYNSNNNIIVLPKGKLAVIEGLEGFLVAESNNVLLICKKDEEHAIRKYVNDSQMKLGDDFI